A window of the Phalacrocorax carbo chromosome 26, bPhaCar2.1, whole genome shotgun sequence genome harbors these coding sequences:
- the LOC135317609 gene encoding zinc finger and SCAN domain-containing protein 2-like isoform X2: MGWTSKERNPEKVVVKVEQGAGAVEGAAEDEEATRDEGCGIWRPGGDGVGVRWGETANQGNADELGGSGSQPKPKPKRKLHKCEECGRVFNWRNHLVRHQRLHTGERPYKCSLCGKGFNDGSPLLIHEMLHRGEKPYKCLDCGKSFSQSSHLISHQVVHTDEKPYVCPDCGKCFARQQYLLMHRRVHTGERPYKCRDCGKSFRKSSDLVRHKTVHTGEKPFKCPVCGKGFTQNFRCNAHKKVHSKEGEGGRAASPPRHTQQSSRQTTVPPGDGGHRETSQPGDPQQGGRGGSSSRMEGGGGRRGPEEHKAPPERPGAGPWPGEGPARPPPPAAASEAPGGTFPGEERAHERRRSFGCRKSPGHQRQPRGHQRPGRGKGFGEGSDLASRRPEGPAEPRGPAISPELLQRGPRAAERSHLCSECGKSFTRRFNLKLHKKLHTGERPHKCPECGLSFTNTSHLIDHHRPRWGRKGPTPPLPSSLCPGSDSRRSLSCLEKQGGCRALEEGGGGSRHRLRVGWARGVTRHG, encoded by the exons ATGGGGTGGACGAGCAAGGAGAGGAACCCCGAGAAGGTCGTGGTGAAGGTGGAGCAAGGCGCGGGGGCGGTGGAAGGCGCTGCTGAAGATGAGGAGGCAACGCGGGACGAAGGCTGCGGGATCTGGAGGCCGGGAGGCGACGGCGTTGGGGTGAGGTGGGGAGAAACGGCCAACCAAGGCAACGCGGATGAGCTGGGCGGAAGCGGGTCCCAGCCGAAGCCGAAACCCAAGCGGAAGCTGCACAAGTGCGAGGAGTGCGGCCGGGTCTTCAACTGGAGGAACCACCTCGTCCGCCACCAGCGCCTCCACACGGGCGAGCGGCCCTACAAGTGCTCCCTCTGCGGGAAGGGCTTCAACGACGGCTCCCCGCTGCTCATCCACGAGATGCTCCACCGCGGGGAGAAGCCCTACAAGTGCTTGGATTGCGGGAAGAGCTTCAGCCAAAGCTCCCACCTCATCTCCCACCAGGTGGTCCACACCGATGAGAAACCCTACGTCTGTCCCGACTGCGGGAAGTGCTTCGCCCGGCAGCAATATCTCCTCATGCACCGCCGCGTCCACACGGGCGAGAGACCCTACAAGTGCCGGGATTGCGGGAAGAGCTTCCGGAAAAGCTCCGACCTGGTGAGGCACAAGACGGTCCACACGGGCGAGAAACCCTTCAAGTGTCCCGTCTGCGGGAAGGGTTTCACCCAAAACTTCCGCTGTAACGCCCACAAGAAGGTCCACAGCAAGGAGGGGGAGGGCGGCCGAGCGGCGTCGCCGCCCCGGCACACGCAGCAGAGCAGCCGCCAGACCACGGTCCCACCAG GTGACGGCGGCCACCGAGAGACTTCCCAGCCCGGAGACCCCCAGCAAGGAGGACGAGGCGGGTCCAGCTCGAGGATggagggcgggggcgggcgtCGGGGTCCCGAGGAGCACAAAGCCCCCCCGGagcggccgggagcggggccgtgGCCTGGCGAGGGGCCGGCGCGGCCGCCTCCTCCTGCGGCCGCCTCGGAGGCGCCCGGGGGGACGTTCCCCGGCGAGGAGCGGGCGCACGAGCGGCGGCGAAGCTTCGGCTGCCGGAAGAGCCCGGGCCACCAGCGGCAGCCCCGCGGCCACCAGCGCCCCGGCCGCGGGAAGGGCTTCGGCGAGGGCTCCGACCTCGCGTCCCGGCGGCCGGAGGGACCCGCCGAGCCCCGGGGCCCGGCGATAAGCCCGGAGCTCCTCCAGCGGGGCCCGCGCGCGGCCGAGAGGTCCCACCTCTGCTCCGAGTGCGGGAAGAGCTTCACGCGGAGGTTCAACCTCAAGCTCCACAAGAAGCTCCACACCGGGGAGAGGCCCCACAAGTGCCCCGAGTGCGGGCTGAGCTTCACCAACACGTCCCACCTCATCGACCACCACCGACCCCGTTGGGGCAGGAAAGGACCgacccccccgctcccctcgaGCCTCTGCCCTGGCTCCGATTCGCGCCGGAGCCTGAGCTGTTTAGAAAAGCAGGGAGGCTGCCGAG
- the LOC135317609 gene encoding zinc finger and SCAN domain-containing protein 2-like isoform X1 — protein MGWTSKERNPEKVVVKVEQGAGAVEGAAEDEEATRDEGCGIWRPGGDGVGVRWGETANQGNADELGGSGSQPKPKPKRKLHKCEECGRVFNWRNHLVRHQRLHTGERPYKCSLCGKGFNDGSPLLIHEMLHRGEKPYKCLDCGKSFSQSSHLISHQVVHTDEKPYVCPDCGKCFARQQYLLMHRRVHTGERPYKCRDCGKSFRKSSDLVRHKTVHTGEKPFKCPVCGKGFTQNFRCNAHKKVHSKEGEGGRAASPPRHTQQSSRQTTVPPAGDGGHRETSQPGDPQQGGRGGSSSRMEGGGGRRGPEEHKAPPERPGAGPWPGEGPARPPPPAAASEAPGGTFPGEERAHERRRSFGCRKSPGHQRQPRGHQRPGRGKGFGEGSDLASRRPEGPAEPRGPAISPELLQRGPRAAERSHLCSECGKSFTRRFNLKLHKKLHTGERPHKCPECGLSFTNTSHLIDHHRPRWGRKGPTPPLPSSLCPGSDSRRSLSCLEKQGGCRALEEGGGGSRHRLRVGWARGVTRHG, from the exons ATGGGGTGGACGAGCAAGGAGAGGAACCCCGAGAAGGTCGTGGTGAAGGTGGAGCAAGGCGCGGGGGCGGTGGAAGGCGCTGCTGAAGATGAGGAGGCAACGCGGGACGAAGGCTGCGGGATCTGGAGGCCGGGAGGCGACGGCGTTGGGGTGAGGTGGGGAGAAACGGCCAACCAAGGCAACGCGGATGAGCTGGGCGGAAGCGGGTCCCAGCCGAAGCCGAAACCCAAGCGGAAGCTGCACAAGTGCGAGGAGTGCGGCCGGGTCTTCAACTGGAGGAACCACCTCGTCCGCCACCAGCGCCTCCACACGGGCGAGCGGCCCTACAAGTGCTCCCTCTGCGGGAAGGGCTTCAACGACGGCTCCCCGCTGCTCATCCACGAGATGCTCCACCGCGGGGAGAAGCCCTACAAGTGCTTGGATTGCGGGAAGAGCTTCAGCCAAAGCTCCCACCTCATCTCCCACCAGGTGGTCCACACCGATGAGAAACCCTACGTCTGTCCCGACTGCGGGAAGTGCTTCGCCCGGCAGCAATATCTCCTCATGCACCGCCGCGTCCACACGGGCGAGAGACCCTACAAGTGCCGGGATTGCGGGAAGAGCTTCCGGAAAAGCTCCGACCTGGTGAGGCACAAGACGGTCCACACGGGCGAGAAACCCTTCAAGTGTCCCGTCTGCGGGAAGGGTTTCACCCAAAACTTCCGCTGTAACGCCCACAAGAAGGTCCACAGCAAGGAGGGGGAGGGCGGCCGAGCGGCGTCGCCGCCCCGGCACACGCAGCAGAGCAGCCGCCAGACCACGGTCCCACCAG CAGGTGACGGCGGCCACCGAGAGACTTCCCAGCCCGGAGACCCCCAGCAAGGAGGACGAGGCGGGTCCAGCTCGAGGATggagggcgggggcgggcgtCGGGGTCCCGAGGAGCACAAAGCCCCCCCGGagcggccgggagcggggccgtgGCCTGGCGAGGGGCCGGCGCGGCCGCCTCCTCCTGCGGCCGCCTCGGAGGCGCCCGGGGGGACGTTCCCCGGCGAGGAGCGGGCGCACGAGCGGCGGCGAAGCTTCGGCTGCCGGAAGAGCCCGGGCCACCAGCGGCAGCCCCGCGGCCACCAGCGCCCCGGCCGCGGGAAGGGCTTCGGCGAGGGCTCCGACCTCGCGTCCCGGCGGCCGGAGGGACCCGCCGAGCCCCGGGGCCCGGCGATAAGCCCGGAGCTCCTCCAGCGGGGCCCGCGCGCGGCCGAGAGGTCCCACCTCTGCTCCGAGTGCGGGAAGAGCTTCACGCGGAGGTTCAACCTCAAGCTCCACAAGAAGCTCCACACCGGGGAGAGGCCCCACAAGTGCCCCGAGTGCGGGCTGAGCTTCACCAACACGTCCCACCTCATCGACCACCACCGACCCCGTTGGGGCAGGAAAGGACCgacccccccgctcccctcgaGCCTCTGCCCTGGCTCCGATTCGCGCCGGAGCCTGAGCTGTTTAGAAAAGCAGGGAGGCTGCCGAG